A window of the Deferrivibrio essentukiensis genome harbors these coding sequences:
- a CDS encoding glutamine--tRNA ligase/YqeY domain fusion protein, which yields MSNPLPEKGNNFIEDIIIEDIKNNKNDGKVITRFPPEPNGYLHIGHVKSICLNFGLAEKFNGKCNLRFDDTNPEKESDEYVKSIIEDVKWLGFNYGEKEFYASDYFQQMYDYAVELIKKGKAYVCHLTAEEMRQYRGTLTVSGKDSPYRNRSVEENLELFEKMKNGEFEEGECVLRAKIDMSSPNLNMRDPVMYRISHAHHHRTKDKWCIYPMYDWAHGLEDSIEGVTHSICTLEFEDHRPLYDWFLDQLEVFHPQQIEFARLNLTYTVLSKRKLLKLVTEKYVNGWDDPRMPTVSGLRRRGFTPESLRDFAERIGVAKSNSIVEIELLEHCIREDLNKRAERRMVVVDPIKLIITNFPEDKVDFMEAKNNPEDDNAGTRLIPFTKELFIQREDFMENPPQKYFRLAPGKEVRLLHGYYVTCTDFEKDENGNITTVYCTYDPESRGGWTNDGRKVKGTIHWVSATHCIDVKLNMYDRLFTKPNPDDVEEGEDFTANINPNSVQTIIAKGEPSLRETKPLEKYQFVRIGYFCTDYDTNENLPVFNLTVNLKDSWAKIQNKN from the coding sequence ATGTCTAACCCTTTGCCTGAAAAAGGTAACAATTTTATAGAAGATATTATAATTGAAGATATTAAAAATAATAAAAATGACGGAAAAGTAATCACAAGATTCCCGCCTGAACCAAACGGTTATTTGCATATAGGTCACGTTAAGTCAATTTGTCTAAATTTTGGTTTGGCTGAAAAATTTAATGGAAAGTGTAACCTTAGATTTGATGACACAAACCCTGAGAAAGAGAGTGATGAATACGTAAAATCTATTATAGAAGATGTAAAATGGCTTGGATTTAATTACGGTGAAAAGGAATTTTATGCTTCTGATTACTTTCAGCAGATGTATGACTATGCTGTAGAGCTGATAAAAAAAGGTAAAGCATATGTATGCCACTTAACTGCAGAAGAGATGAGGCAATATAGAGGGACACTTACCGTGTCGGGGAAAGATTCTCCTTACAGAAATAGAAGTGTAGAAGAAAATTTAGAACTTTTCGAAAAGATGAAAAATGGCGAATTTGAAGAAGGTGAATGCGTTTTGAGAGCAAAAATAGATATGAGCTCACCTAACTTAAATATGCGTGACCCTGTAATGTACAGGATTTCTCACGCACATCACCACAGGACAAAAGACAAATGGTGCATCTACCCAATGTATGATTGGGCTCATGGACTTGAAGACTCTATAGAAGGGGTCACTCACTCTATATGCACTTTGGAGTTTGAAGACCACAGACCTCTTTACGATTGGTTTTTAGACCAACTTGAAGTGTTCCATCCTCAACAGATAGAGTTTGCAAGATTAAATCTTACTTATACCGTTTTAAGTAAAAGAAAACTTTTAAAGCTCGTAACTGAAAAATATGTAAACGGTTGGGATGACCCAAGGATGCCTACAGTATCAGGACTGAGAAGACGTGGATTTACCCCTGAAAGTTTGAGGGATTTTGCCGAAAGAATCGGGGTAGCTAAGAGTAACAGTATTGTAGAAATTGAGCTTTTAGAGCACTGCATACGTGAAGATTTGAATAAAAGGGCTGAAAGAAGGATGGTTGTAGTCGACCCAATAAAGCTTATCATCACAAACTTCCCTGAAGATAAAGTTGACTTTATGGAGGCGAAAAATAATCCCGAAGATGATAATGCAGGCACAAGGCTTATCCCTTTCACAAAGGAGCTTTTTATACAAAGGGAAGACTTTATGGAAAATCCGCCCCAAAAATATTTTAGACTTGCTCCCGGCAAAGAGGTAAGATTGCTGCACGGCTATTATGTTACATGCACAGATTTTGAAAAAGATGAAAATGGTAACATTACCACAGTTTACTGCACATATGACCCTGAAAGCCGAGGCGGATGGACTAATGATGGCAGAAAGGTAAAAGGGACAATACATTGGGTATCTGCAACTCATTGCATTGACGTCAAATTAAATATGTATGACAGACTTTTCACCAAGCCAAATCCTGACGATGTTGAAGAGGGGGAAGATTTTACGGCTAACATTAATCCTAATTCTGTGCAAACAATTATTGCAAAAGGTGAACCTTCTTTAAGAGAAACGAAGCCTCTTGAAAAGTATCAATTTGTAAGAATTGGTTATTTCTGCACAGATTATGACACTAATGAAAATCTACCTGTTTTTAACCTGACTGTTAATTTAAAAGACAGTTGGGCAAAGATACAAAATAAAAACTAA
- a CDS encoding DUF362 domain-containing protein — protein MINRRNFLKFGFATSVAMSIPSLAEGGIKSNLAIAESTDHRKAASTAIEMLGGIDKFIKKGDVVAIKPNMAWAREPQYAANTNPEVVAEVIKLCYKAGAKKVIVTDNPCDNARSVFNLSKIPLLAQKENADVFIPQRRHYENMDIGGKFLGQWPVLKIFKEVDKVINIPVAKNHSSSKVTIGMKNWMGAIGGNRGFLHQNLHQAIFELATFFKPNLTLIDCTRIMLQGGPSGGSLSYVRKLNRIIATTDVVAGDAVACEYLEINPYDVRYLTLAADNGLGRISKSNMNIQYEKI, from the coding sequence ATGATTAATAGAAGAAATTTCTTAAAATTTGGATTTGCCACATCTGTTGCCATGAGTATCCCTTCATTAGCTGAAGGTGGCATTAAGTCAAATCTCGCCATTGCAGAATCAACCGACCATAGAAAAGCAGCAAGTACTGCCATTGAGATGTTAGGTGGTATCGATAAATTTATTAAAAAGGGGGATGTTGTAGCGATAAAACCTAATATGGCATGGGCAAGAGAGCCGCAGTACGCTGCCAATACAAACCCAGAAGTTGTCGCAGAGGTTATAAAGCTGTGTTATAAAGCTGGTGCAAAAAAAGTTATAGTTACTGACAATCCTTGCGATAATGCAAGAAGTGTGTTTAACCTTTCCAAAATACCACTTTTGGCTCAAAAAGAAAATGCTGATGTTTTTATCCCTCAGAGAAGGCACTATGAAAATATGGATATTGGTGGAAAATTTCTCGGACAGTGGCCGGTGCTTAAGATTTTCAAAGAGGTTGACAAAGTAATAAATATCCCTGTGGCAAAAAATCATTCTTCCTCAAAAGTTACTATAGGTATGAAAAATTGGATGGGGGCCATAGGTGGAAACAGAGGCTTCCTGCATCAGAATCTACATCAGGCTATCTTTGAGCTTGCCACTTTTTTCAAGCCAAACCTGACATTAATCGATTGTACCCGAATAATGTTACAAGGCGGTCCATCAGGCGGTAGTCTTTCATATGTCAGAAAATTAAACAGAATCATTGCTACAACCGACGTAGTTGCCGGCGATGCAGTCGCTTGCGAATACCTTGAAATAAATCCATATGATGTAAGATATCTGACCCTGGCTGCAGATAACGGTTTGGGACGGATATCAAAATCTAATATGAATATACAGTATGAAAAGATTTAG
- a CDS encoding ABC transporter substrate-binding protein produces the protein MKKLLIFALLLMATVAIASPKYGGTLVFGRGGDSVTLDPAHATDGESFYGSTQVYDNLVQFKHGSTEIEPALAEKWEVSKDGLEYTFYLRKGVKFHKTEFFKKDVELTADDVIFSLKRQMDSNHPYYKVGGAYEYWQAMDMDNIVKDIVKVDKYTVKFVLKKPEAPFIANLAMDFASILCKQYADDLLKAGKAEDIGKYPVGTGPFVFLKWIKDDRIIYKANKDYWGGRPFLDKLILKVIPNNSVRAAELKTGSIHIMDFPNPEEVADLEKDPNIKLVKQEGLNVGYLAMNTQKKPFDNILVRKAINMAINKQAIVDAVYAGFGKPAKNPIPPTMWSYNDDIKPYEYNPEKAKQLLAEAGYPNGFETDIWAMPVPRPYNPNGKKVAEAIQADLAKIGIKAKIVSYDWGTYLEKTKHGEHMMAQLGWTGDNGDPDNFLYVLLSSAAAQVPAQNIAFYKSEKFDKLIEEAKVTNDVAKRTELYKKAQEVFYEEVPWVPMAHSIVVEPMRKEVMDFKLDPVGKRRFDKVWLNK, from the coding sequence ATGAAAAAACTGTTAATTTTTGCTTTACTCTTAATGGCAACAGTTGCAATCGCTTCTCCAAAATACGGTGGCACACTCGTATTTGGTAGAGGTGGGGATTCTGTGACTCTTGACCCCGCACATGCTACTGACGGCGAGTCATTTTACGGCTCCACTCAGGTATACGACAACCTTGTTCAGTTTAAGCACGGCTCTACAGAAATAGAACCTGCCCTGGCTGAAAAGTGGGAAGTCAGCAAAGATGGTCTTGAATACACTTTTTACCTAAGAAAAGGTGTAAAATTCCACAAAACTGAGTTTTTCAAGAAAGATGTAGAATTAACTGCTGATGATGTAATTTTTTCACTAAAAAGACAAATGGATTCAAATCACCCTTACTACAAAGTCGGGGGTGCTTACGAATACTGGCAAGCAATGGATATGGACAATATCGTAAAAGATATAGTTAAAGTAGACAAATACACTGTCAAATTTGTCCTTAAAAAACCTGAAGCACCATTTATTGCAAACCTCGCAATGGATTTTGCTTCAATCCTTTGCAAACAATATGCTGATGACCTTCTTAAGGCCGGTAAAGCTGAAGATATCGGCAAATACCCGGTAGGGACAGGACCATTTGTATTTTTAAAGTGGATTAAAGATGACAGAATAATCTACAAGGCAAATAAAGATTATTGGGGCGGAAGACCATTCCTTGACAAATTAATATTAAAGGTTATCCCTAACAACTCTGTAAGGGCTGCTGAGCTTAAAACCGGCTCAATTCACATAATGGACTTCCCAAACCCTGAAGAGGTGGCTGACCTTGAAAAAGACCCTAACATCAAGCTTGTTAAGCAGGAAGGTTTAAATGTTGGTTACCTTGCAATGAATACACAGAAAAAACCTTTTGATAACATCCTGGTAAGAAAAGCGATCAATATGGCAATTAACAAACAGGCGATTGTTGACGCAGTGTATGCCGGATTTGGCAAACCTGCAAAAAACCCTATTCCACCGACAATGTGGAGCTACAACGATGATATAAAACCTTATGAGTATAACCCTGAAAAAGCTAAACAGCTTTTAGCCGAAGCAGGTTATCCCAACGGTTTTGAAACAGATATCTGGGCTATGCCGGTACCAAGACCTTATAACCCAAACGGGAAAAAAGTAGCTGAAGCAATTCAGGCTGATCTTGCCAAAATTGGCATAAAAGCAAAAATAGTATCTTATGACTGGGGAACATATCTTGAAAAAACAAAGCATGGTGAACATATGATGGCACAACTTGGCTGGACAGGCGATAATGGTGATCCTGATAATTTCCTTTATGTCCTTTTAAGCTCAGCTGCTGCACAGGTTCCAGCTCAAAATATTGCTTTTTACAAGAGTGAAAAGTTTGACAAACTTATTGAAGAAGCTAAAGTGACAAATGATGTTGCAAAAAGGACAGAACTTTACAAAAAAGCTCAAGAAGTGTTCTATGAAGAAGTACCATGGGTACCTATGGCTCACTCTATTGTAGTGGAGCCAATGAGAAAAGAGGTAATGGATTTTAAACTTGACCCTGTGGGTAAAAGAAGGTTTGATAAAGTTTGGTTAAATAAGTAG
- a CDS encoding thiolase C-terminal domain-containing protein, with protein sequence MNRIYIADAALSGFGKSKDSLVDIIREAVSNLNFDLKDIDAIFLGLMNPEGFLGVGNIASYVADKLGLSGKPAVRVETASSTGAAVLFYAYATLASGIYKNVLVLAAEKMTHLDTPRTTKLIAEVIDPYERKIGVSMPSLAAMVTNRFAYENKLNIVKLQNLLFAVAEKNHYYGKFNEYAQFRKVITKEDYLKSKVISAPLRLYDCSPISDGAAAMVISRVTGDIEIVGVGQGTDKQALTKREYITHFESTRKAAKQAYEMAGIGPDSIEFCEIHDAFTPFEITGLIDTGLCDTKKIYDFYLKKECYKDGKLPVNLSGGLKSRGHPVGASGLAQVVECYRIMTGKCDKSIIPKKNDVALTQSIGGLATNNFVSILKRKNALVKYFNIDGLKFKNKKGQESKSLRIYTYTILNTPPEGFESPLRVVMCEREGKKFMAKYHGDIKDLKIDKRVKILSKTEGVVTVTSIKRFGLKR encoded by the coding sequence ATGAACAGAATATACATTGCAGATGCAGCCCTTTCAGGGTTTGGAAAATCAAAAGACTCTCTTGTGGATATTATCAGGGAGGCTGTGAGTAATCTTAATTTTGATTTGAAAGATATTGATGCTATTTTTTTAGGGCTAATGAATCCTGAAGGCTTTTTGGGTGTTGGAAATATTGCATCCTATGTGGCTGACAAATTGGGATTATCCGGCAAACCAGCCGTAAGGGTTGAGACAGCTTCTTCCACCGGTGCAGCGGTACTTTTTTATGCTTATGCTACATTGGCTTCAGGTATCTATAAAAATGTACTTGTGCTTGCTGCAGAAAAGATGACTCATCTTGATACCCCAAGGACTACCAAGCTTATTGCGGAAGTTATTGACCCTTATGAAAGAAAAATTGGGGTAAGTATGCCATCTTTGGCAGCGATGGTTACAAATAGATTTGCTTATGAAAATAAATTAAATATCGTAAAATTACAAAATTTACTGTTTGCTGTGGCAGAAAAAAATCATTACTACGGCAAATTTAATGAATATGCTCAATTTAGAAAGGTTATTACTAAAGAAGATTATTTAAAGAGCAAAGTTATTTCAGCCCCGTTAAGACTTTATGATTGTTCACCTATAAGTGATGGAGCGGCTGCAATGGTTATTTCAAGAGTGACTGGCGATATTGAAATTGTCGGAGTAGGGCAAGGGACTGACAAGCAAGCTCTTACAAAGAGGGAGTATATTACACATTTTGAATCTACGAGAAAGGCTGCAAAGCAGGCATATGAAATGGCAGGTATAGGTCCTGATTCTATTGAGTTTTGTGAAATTCATGATGCATTTACCCCTTTTGAAATTACAGGACTTATAGATACAGGATTATGTGACACTAAAAAGATTTATGATTTTTATTTAAAAAAAGAGTGCTACAAGGATGGCAAGCTTCCGGTAAATTTATCGGGTGGTTTAAAGTCCAGGGGTCATCCGGTAGGGGCGAGCGGTCTTGCTCAGGTGGTTGAATGTTATAGGATTATGACAGGCAAGTGCGATAAAAGTATTATACCAAAAAAGAATGATGTTGCTCTTACTCAGAGTATCGGTGGTCTTGCCACAAATAATTTTGTGTCTATTCTTAAAAGAAAAAATGCTCTTGTTAAATATTTTAATATTGACGGATTGAAGTTTAAGAATAAAAAGGGGCAAGAATCTAAAAGTCTTAGGATATATACATATACAATCTTAAATACACCGCCTGAGGGGTTTGAGTCGCCGTTAAGGGTAGTAATGTGCGAGAGGGAAGGGAAAAAGTTTATGGCTAAATATCATGGCGATATCAAAGATTTGAAGATAGACAAAAGGGTAAAAATTTTATCTAAAACTGAAGGTGTTGTCACTGTCACGTCGATAAAAAGGTTTGGCCTTAAAAGATGA
- the ispF gene encoding 2-C-methyl-D-erythritol 2,4-cyclodiphosphate synthase — translation MKIKTGIGIDAHRFCENRPLIVGGIKIDFEFGLLGHSDADVLIHAIIDSLVGPALGKDIGQIFPDNDDRFKNIDSKVLLKESVRLIKEKNYQISHVDAEIIGEKPKFKSYIHLMRETLAQTMEIDIDDITIKATTTEKMGFTGRGEGLAAIAVSTLVKL, via the coding sequence ATGAAGATAAAGACCGGGATAGGAATTGACGCTCATAGGTTTTGCGAAAATAGACCTTTAATTGTCGGCGGTATAAAAATAGATTTTGAATTTGGACTTCTTGGTCATAGTGATGCAGATGTATTAATTCATGCAATTATTGATAGCCTTGTAGGGCCTGCACTTGGTAAAGATATCGGTCAAATTTTTCCCGATAATGACGATAGATTTAAAAATATCGACTCAAAAGTGCTTTTAAAAGAGTCTGTTAGATTGATAAAAGAGAAAAATTACCAAATATCTCATGTAGATGCTGAGATAATAGGCGAAAAACCTAAATTTAAGAGTTATATCCATCTAATGCGAGAAACCCTTGCTCAAACAATGGAGATTGACATTGATGATATTACAATAAAAGCAACCACTACTGAAAAAATGGGATTTACAGGCCGCGGTGAAGGTCTTGCAGCCATTGCAGTGTCCACATTGGTAAAATTATAG
- a CDS encoding TIGR01777 family oxidoreductase: MKSRFIKESNFEVSVEKLFSWHERDAVIKRLTPCWESVILLSQTGRVCENPRVFFKVKAGPFWIDYVAKHVEYEKNRMFIDIQEKGPFKKYKHSHIFNRLEENVSQLKDHVEFEMPLHFLTKYFVFNKFRRMFDYRHTITRNDIDFLEKFNVKPMRIAVTGASGDIGRNLLPLLQTHGHKVIRLIRDKELTDEENYYWEVDTGKVYGSDLNFDAVIHLAGKPIGNKRWNDKIKGEIVKSRIDNTKKLAKFLLSLERKPRVFISASAIGYYGETGDNFVDEEGVSGNEFISYICKNWEDSANILKSSMRVVNLRIGVVMSYCGGALNRVLPFFNTGLGVVFGKGDNYLSWVSMDDALYSILFSLYKDNISGAVNVVSPNPVRQKDYAKTLAKVLNRPQFIKVPEKVVRLLFGDMGREILLTSTRVYPKKLLDNGFKFYFPDLEYTIRHTLGR; the protein is encoded by the coding sequence ATGAAAAGCAGATTTATAAAAGAGTCAAACTTTGAAGTAAGTGTCGAAAAGCTTTTTTCCTGGCATGAAAGAGATGCAGTTATAAAGAGGCTTACCCCTTGTTGGGAAAGTGTTATTCTGCTTTCTCAGACCGGTAGAGTTTGTGAAAATCCTCGTGTATTTTTTAAAGTAAAAGCGGGACCTTTTTGGATTGATTATGTGGCAAAACATGTGGAATATGAGAAAAATAGAATGTTTATTGATATTCAGGAAAAGGGGCCATTTAAGAAATATAAACATTCACATATTTTTAATCGGTTAGAGGAGAATGTTTCACAACTTAAAGACCATGTTGAATTTGAAATGCCTTTACACTTTTTAACAAAATATTTTGTATTTAATAAATTCAGAAGGATGTTTGACTACAGACATACTATTACAAGAAATGATATAGATTTTCTTGAAAAGTTTAATGTAAAACCTATGCGGATTGCTGTGACTGGAGCAAGTGGTGATATCGGCAGGAATCTTTTACCCCTTTTGCAGACTCACGGTCACAAAGTTATCAGACTTATAAGGGACAAAGAGCTTACAGACGAAGAAAATTATTATTGGGAAGTAGATACAGGTAAGGTTTATGGCAGTGACTTAAACTTTGATGCGGTAATTCATTTGGCTGGCAAGCCAATCGGCAATAAAAGATGGAATGACAAGATAAAAGGTGAAATTGTCAAAAGCAGGATTGATAACACAAAGAAGTTAGCTAAATTTTTGTTAAGCCTGGAGAGAAAACCAAGAGTTTTTATTTCTGCTTCAGCTATAGGTTACTACGGAGAAACGGGGGATAATTTTGTGGATGAAGAGGGTGTGTCTGGCAATGAGTTTATTTCATATATTTGTAAAAATTGGGAAGATTCAGCAAATATTTTAAAAAGCAGTATGCGGGTTGTAAATTTACGTATTGGTGTTGTAATGTCCTACTGTGGCGGTGCTCTAAATAGGGTGCTTCCATTTTTTAATACGGGATTAGGTGTAGTATTTGGAAAGGGGGATAATTATCTTAGTTGGGTAAGTATGGATGATGCTCTTTACAGTATTTTGTTTTCACTTTACAAAGACAATATCAGTGGTGCTGTAAATGTTGTGTCACCTAATCCGGTGCGCCAAAAAGATTATGCTAAAACACTGGCAAAGGTTTTAAATCGGCCTCAATTTATAAAAGTCCCTGAAAAAGTCGTAAGGCTTTTATTTGGTGATATGGGTAGAGAAATCCTCTTGACAAGTACAAGAGTTTATCCGAAAAAGTTATTGGATAATGGGTTTAAATTCTATTTTCCCGATTTGGAATATACTATTAGGCACACTTTAGGCAGGTAA
- a CDS encoding ATP-binding protein, whose amino-acid sequence MKKLPIGVQTFRKIREEDYIYVDKTKEAYELVNNYIYIFLSRPRRFGKSLFLDTLKELFEGNKKLFEGLYIYDKWNWDEKYPVIKISWAGDLTTLEKVNDRAIDIFKTNQKTLGIECENNNNPSSCFNELIQKAYKKYNQKVVILIDEYDKPILDVIENIEQAKINREFIKGLYSIIKDNDAYIRFAFLTGVSKFSKASIFSGLNMLTDISLNPKYGNICGYTQNDIETTFRPYFENVDMEKVKRWYNGYNFLKDNVYNPFDILQFISNEFLFRNYWFETGTPSFLIKLIKERNYFLPKLTNLVVDDKILSSFDIEHIDLEVLFFQSGYLTIDKVKHNELLQSIEYKLRIPNLEVQISLNDYIIHYLYKGDTKIKDPLIKSLFYGKIEDFKSTLTTLFASIPYTNHTKNDIKLYEGFYASVIYAYLSSLGIRIIGEDVTNNGRIDLTLFVGDKIYIIEFKVDGKKGEALKQIKEKSYAEKYLNESKEIYLVGIEFSSNEKNVINFEWEKV is encoded by the coding sequence ATGAAAAAATTACCAATAGGGGTTCAAACATTCAGAAAAATAAGAGAAGAAGATTATATTTATGTTGATAAAACAAAGGAAGCTTATGAATTAGTCAATAATTACATATATATTTTCCTTTCTCGCCCCCGCAGATTTGGTAAATCCCTATTTCTTGATACACTAAAAGAGCTTTTTGAAGGTAATAAAAAGCTTTTTGAAGGTCTTTATATTTACGATAAATGGAACTGGGATGAAAAATACCCGGTGATTAAAATTAGTTGGGCAGGTGATTTGACCACTCTCGAAAAAGTAAATGATAGAGCAATTGATATTTTTAAAACTAATCAGAAAACACTCGGAATTGAATGTGAAAATAATAATAATCCTTCCTCATGTTTTAATGAATTAATACAAAAAGCTTATAAAAAATATAATCAAAAAGTCGTCATACTAATAGATGAATATGATAAACCTATACTTGATGTAATTGAAAATATAGAGCAGGCAAAGATAAACAGAGAATTTATCAAGGGGCTTTATTCAATAATAAAAGATAATGATGCTTATATAAGATTTGCATTTCTTACCGGTGTAAGCAAATTTTCCAAGGCATCTATCTTTAGTGGTCTTAATATGCTAACTGATATTTCACTTAATCCAAAATATGGGAATATTTGTGGTTATACACAAAATGACATCGAAACAACTTTTAGGCCTTACTTTGAAAACGTAGATATGGAAAAGGTAAAAAGGTGGTATAACGGCTATAACTTTCTCAAGGATAATGTTTATAATCCCTTTGATATTTTACAGTTTATCAGCAACGAATTTTTATTTAGAAATTATTGGTTTGAAACCGGTACACCTTCATTTTTAATTAAATTAATAAAAGAGAGAAACTATTTTTTGCCTAAACTTACAAATTTAGTTGTAGATGATAAGATATTATCAAGCTTTGATATAGAACATATAGATTTGGAAGTTTTATTTTTTCAGTCAGGTTATTTGACTATAGATAAAGTAAAACATAATGAGCTTTTGCAATCTATAGAATACAAACTAAGAATACCAAACTTAGAAGTCCAAATATCATTAAACGATTATATAATTCATTATCTATACAAAGGTGATACAAAGATAAAAGACCCTCTGATAAAATCCCTTTTTTATGGAAAAATTGAAGATTTTAAGTCAACTTTGACTACTCTATTTGCATCAATACCATATACCAATCACACAAAAAACGACATAAAACTATATGAAGGGTTTTATGCAAGCGTAATATACGCATACCTTTCATCTCTTGGCATAAGAATTATTGGCGAAGATGTAACTAATAATGGTAGGATTGATTTGACTTTATTTGTGGGGGATAAAATTTATATCATTGAATTTAAAGTTGATGGGAAGAAAGGTGAAGCATTAAAACAGATAAAGGAAAAGAGTTATGCTGAAAAGTATCTCAATGAATCTAAAGAGATTTATCTTGTGGGGATAGAATTCAGCTCTAATGAAAAAAATGTTATCAATTTTGAGTGGGAAAAGGTATAA
- a CDS encoding 4Fe-4S binding protein, whose amino-acid sequence MKRFRLISQITFFVIFILIFFNAIIDLNDFSGGFSLKGGIKYIFIVDPLITINTFLASHRFELIYGFSIIFILLTLVLGRFFCGWVCPFGTIHHFFSFIASKLNFYKKDNKQTNFYRLKYYLLFFILFTAIFGINLSGYFDPLSIVVKGFGIFLLPILSLFYKLEFLPDSIKDFLFYNILGREDYYYGQAFAVGFFFLLLIVLNFYKSRFWCVYLCPLGGLYGLLSKYSLFKIRRDDSCLNCGICNKYCIAQAEPGSESFKSSECMLLFDCVDRCSVRALDYTFYNKSSKIDLTRRGMVSSSVSALVGMSLINVSLIKPEKNPSLLRPPGAENEKDFLALCIRCGGCMKVCPENFLQPAFLQAGIIGYWTPIGNPSFGYCVYNCNLCGQICPTGAIKNLAIEDKKRFVIGTAFIDKNRCLPYAYNVNCMVCEEHCPTSPKAIFFYEHTVLKNGKEYIVKNPMVNPELCIGCGICTYKCPVSDMPAIYVTSIKKGGLLT is encoded by the coding sequence ATGAAAAGATTTAGGCTAATCTCTCAGATAACTTTCTTTGTCATTTTTATATTAATATTCTTTAATGCCATAATTGACTTAAATGATTTTAGCGGGGGATTTTCCTTAAAAGGAGGGATAAAATATATCTTTATCGTAGATCCTCTAATTACAATTAATACCTTTTTAGCTTCACACCGTTTCGAATTAATATATGGTTTTAGTATCATTTTTATTCTTCTAACTCTTGTTTTGGGAAGATTTTTCTGCGGATGGGTTTGCCCTTTTGGGACGATACATCATTTTTTCAGTTTTATTGCCTCAAAGCTAAATTTTTATAAAAAAGACAACAAACAGACAAATTTTTACAGACTAAAGTATTATCTTCTTTTTTTCATACTTTTTACAGCTATTTTCGGGATAAACCTCTCAGGGTATTTCGACCCTTTGTCAATAGTGGTTAAAGGTTTTGGGATATTTTTGCTGCCAATATTATCTTTATTTTACAAACTTGAGTTTCTTCCTGACAGCATAAAGGATTTTCTTTTTTATAATATCCTTGGAAGAGAAGATTACTACTACGGTCAGGCTTTTGCTGTGGGATTTTTCTTTTTACTCCTCATTGTGTTAAATTTCTATAAAAGCAGATTCTGGTGTGTTTATCTTTGCCCGTTGGGAGGGCTCTATGGTTTATTATCAAAGTATTCTTTGTTTAAAATAAGAAGAGACGATTCCTGCTTAAATTGTGGAATTTGCAATAAATATTGTATAGCTCAGGCAGAGCCAGGGTCTGAATCATTTAAAAGTAGTGAATGTATGTTACTTTTTGACTGTGTTGATAGATGCTCAGTAAGAGCCCTTGATTATACTTTTTATAATAAATCATCTAAAATAGATTTAACAAGAAGAGGTATGGTATCCTCATCTGTATCAGCTTTGGTAGGAATGAGTTTGATTAATGTTTCTTTAATTAAACCTGAAAAGAACCCTTCTCTATTAAGGCCACCTGGCGCAGAAAATGAAAAAGATTTTCTTGCCTTATGTATCAGATGTGGCGGGTGCATGAAGGTTTGCCCGGAAAACTTTTTACAACCTGCCTTTCTTCAGGCAGGGATTATTGGCTATTGGACACCTATTGGAAATCCCTCTTTCGGTTACTGCGTTTACAACTGCAATCTTTGTGGGCAGATATGCCCTACTGGCGCAATTAAAAATTTAGCCATTGAGGATAAAAAAAGATTTGTTATCGGAACAGCCTTTATTGATAAAAACAGGTGCCTGCCATATGCTTATAATGTAAATTGCATGGTTTGTGAAGAGCACTGCCCCACAAGCCCCAAAGCTATCTTTTTTTATGAGCATACAGTTTTAAAAAATGGCAAAGAATATATTGTAAAAAACCCGATGGTTAACCCTGAGCTATGTATCGGCTGCGGTATCTGCACATACAAATGTCCGGTATCCGATATGCCTGCTATTTATGTGACATCTATAAAAAAAGGTGGCTTGCTTACATGA